AACTGGTGCCCGCGGATTGGCCGGAGAAACCGGGCGGCGCGAAGTTGTACGATTCGGACTACTTTACCCTCGTTTGCACCGGGACCGAGGAGCTCACGCGCCGGTCCGCGGTGCGTCTGGAGCAGATCTACACCGCGTTCACCCGGTTCCTCCCGCCAACGGTGAAGAACGGGCGCCCGACGAAGATCATGCTCGCGACCGCGCCGGACGAGTATGGGGCGCTGCTCGGCGGCGCGCGGGTGCTGAACCCGGCCGTGTACGACGTGACCAACAACCGCGTTTTGTGCGGCAGCGATCTGACGCGCCTCGGGACCGATTTGCAGTCCGCCCGAGTTCACCACGGGCAGCAACTCGCGGGGCTGGACCGCTACGAGGACGGGGTGCGCAAGTTGTACAAGGGCGAGGAACTGGCGCGCCACCTGAAAACGATCGCGACCGAGAAGAAGCGCGTCTTCACCGCCGACGTGAACAACGGCATCAAGTTCGACACCGCGACCGGCAAGTTGCTCTTCGCGCTGCTGTACCACGAATCGTTTCACGCCTACGTCGCGACGTTCGTGTACCCGCCGTTGAAGCCCGACGAAGTCAAGGCCGGGAAGGGAACCGGCGAGCTCCCGCGCTGGCTGAACGAGGGGCTCGCGCAGGTGTTCGAGACGGCCGTGGTGGAAGCCGGCGAGCTGCGCGCGGACCACCCGGACAAGGACCGGCTCCAGCGCACCAAGGACTGGCTCAAGTTGAAGAACGGCAACGCGCTCGTTCCGCTCGGCGACCTGCTCGCGACCGGGCGGGACGCATTCATCGCGTCGCACGCGGACCAGAAGGCCGTATCCGATCGGGCGTACCTGTCGTGCTGGGCGCTGGCCTATTACCTGACGTTCGACCGCCGGCTGATCGGCACGAAAGAGTTCGACAAATACCTGGTCGCGCTCAACAGCGGGGGCGATCCGAAGAAGGCGTTCGCGGCGCTGGTCGATAAGGATCTGCCCGCGTTCGAGAAGGACTGGCACACCTACCTGACGCACCTACAAACTAACGGCAAACTGGCGAAATGAGGCGCACTCGAGTGTGGCCTGCGGTGTGGGGCGAACGGCCGGTGTCAGCCGGCCGGTGGGAAGCCAAGAACACCGGCCGGCTGACACCGGCCGTTCGCCCCACTACTCTACGGGGCTTCACCCGCCCGCCTTCTCGTCTGCTTTCTTCTCGCTCACTTGGTT
The Gemmata palustris DNA segment above includes these coding regions:
- a CDS encoding DUF1570 domain-containing protein — encoded protein: MRCALLVLLVALACAGAVAQPPAQPAGLSNWAFDEITLTNGAKLQGLILHELLDGIEFQSVSRPPGRPTVTLTSFLSKAEIADTKKLSDKDRETLKERLAELDPTGEGERKRMESLELVPADWPEKPGGAKLYDSDYFTLVCTGTEELTRRSAVRLEQIYTAFTRFLPPTVKNGRPTKIMLATAPDEYGALLGGARVLNPAVYDVTNNRVLCGSDLTRLGTDLQSARVHHGQQLAGLDRYEDGVRKLYKGEELARHLKTIATEKKRVFTADVNNGIKFDTATGKLLFALLYHESFHAYVATFVYPPLKPDEVKAGKGTGELPRWLNEGLAQVFETAVVEAGELRADHPDKDRLQRTKDWLKLKNGNALVPLGDLLATGRDAFIASHADQKAVSDRAYLSCWALAYYLTFDRRLIGTKEFDKYLVALNSGGDPKKAFAALVDKDLPAFEKDWHTYLTHLQTNGKLAK